GCGGGGAAAGCGTGGAATTCGGTAAAGGCGACCTCGTTATCTTTCCCAAGGGATTGAAGTGCGTATGGGAAATTTCCGAAGACGTACGCAAGCATTACCGTTTCGGATAAACAGGACGGAAAATGAATATACTAATCATAGGCGGCGGCGGCCGCGAAAGCGCGATAGCATGGGCGGTCTCCCGCAGTCCGCTGGTACGGCGGGTCTTTATCTCGCCGGGTAACGGCGGGACGCTGAAGTACGGCGAAAATGTCATTCTGCCGCTCGAATACCCGTTCGACGAGGTGATCGAGTTCTGCGAGGACGCCGAGATCGACCTCGTCATCGTCGGGCCGGAAACCCCGTTAGTCGACGGGATAGTCGACTGCGTCCGCCGCGAGGGAATCCGCATCTTCGGGCCGTCGCAGAAAGCCGCGCAGCTCGAGGGCAGCAAGGCGTTTATGAAGGAATTCCTTGCGCGGAATAAAATTCCCACCGCGCGCTTCAAGATTTTCGACGACGCTAAAGAGGCGTCGGATTATGTCACCCGTCATAATACCCCGTTCGTCGTCAAGACCGACGGGCTCGCCGCCGGTAAGGGGGCGATCGTCAATAAGACGGTGCAGGAGACCCTCGATTCCATCAACCGCATCCTGGTCAAACGGGAGTTCGGCGACGCGGGAAACAGCATTATTATCGAGGACCTGCTCGACGGGGACGAAATCAGCATATTCATACTGACCGACGGGCGGGACTACAAGTGGCTCGCGTCCGCGCAGGATCATAAACGTATATTCGACGGGGACGAAGGCCCGAACACCGGCGGTATGGGCGCATACGCGCCTGTGACATTCCTCGACGATAAACTGAAACAGCTTCTCGACGAGAACATCGTCGCGCCGACTATCGAGGGTATGGCGCGCGAGGGAAACCCGTACACGGGTATCCTTTATATCGGCCTGATGATCACCCGGAGCGGCCCGTCGGTGCTGGAATACAATGTCCGGCTGGGCGACCCGGAGGCGCAGGTAGTCCTGCCGCTGATCGAGACCGATTTCCTGACCGCCGTGTGGGCATGCCTGCACGAGGAACTCGGGCGGCTGTCGCTGGAGTACTACGACGGGTACTGTACGGGAGTAGTCGCGGCGGCGGAAGGCTACCCCGGTAAGTATAGGAAGGGCGACCCCATCGCCGGCGATCTTTCCGACGAGCCGGACTGCCAGGTGTTCCATGCCGGAACCGTATCCGCGCCCGACGGGAGAATTGTCACAAGCGGGGGACGGGTACTTTGCGTATCCGCGCGCGGCGAAACGCTCGAAAAATCTATCGCGCGCGCCTATCAGAAAATGAAAAATATCCGTTTCGAGGGTATGTTCTATAGAAAGGATATAGGAGCGAAAGGATTGTACTCGCAGCCCGAATAACCCGAACCGTCAACTTAACAAAGGGAGAACCGAATGAAAATTTTTCAACTTGCCCGGGAGGGAAGTCAATTCTATTCAATATCAAAAAAAATC
Above is a window of Brevinematales bacterium DNA encoding:
- the purD gene encoding phosphoribosylamine--glycine ligase; its protein translation is MNILIIGGGGRESAIAWAVSRSPLVRRVFISPGNGGTLKYGENVILPLEYPFDEVIEFCEDAEIDLVIVGPETPLVDGIVDCVRREGIRIFGPSQKAAQLEGSKAFMKEFLARNKIPTARFKIFDDAKEASDYVTRHNTPFVVKTDGLAAGKGAIVNKTVQETLDSINRILVKREFGDAGNSIIIEDLLDGDEISIFILTDGRDYKWLASAQDHKRIFDGDEGPNTGGMGAYAPVTFLDDKLKQLLDENIVAPTIEGMAREGNPYTGILYIGLMITRSGPSVLEYNVRLGDPEAQVVLPLIETDFLTAVWACLHEELGRLSLEYYDGYCTGVVAAAEGYPGKYRKGDPIAGDLSDEPDCQVFHAGTVSAPDGRIVTSGGRVLCVSARGETLEKSIARAYQKMKNIRFEGMFYRKDIGAKGLYSQPE